The following coding sequences are from one Lepisosteus oculatus isolate fLepOcu1 chromosome 19, fLepOcu1.hap2, whole genome shotgun sequence window:
- the arpc1b gene encoding actin-related protein 2/3 complex subunit 1B, with translation MSYHSFLLEPISCHAWNKDRSQIALCPNNHDVYIYKKEGTKWTKIHELKEHNGQVTGIDWAPESNRIVTCGTDRNAYVWTLKGGVWKPTLVILRINRAARCVKWSPKENKFAVGSGSRLISVCYFEQENDWWVCKHIKKPIRSTVLSLDWHPNNVLLAAGSCDFKCRIFSAYIKEVEEKPSPTPWGSKMPFGELMFESSSTSGWVHSVCFSNSGSRVAWVSHDSCVAVADAGKNTAISSLTSETLPLLTVTFITENSLVAAGHDCYPGLFVYNEEKGTITFGGKLDVPKQNAQRGMTARERFQNLDKKATTETKEAILETLHKNSISQISIMEGGKSKCTKFCTTGMDGGMTVWDVKTLESAMKDLKIV, from the exons ATGTCTTACCACAGTTTTCTCCTGGAACCCATCAGCTGCCATGCCTGGAATAAAGACAGGAGTC AAATTGCATTATGTCCCAACAACCATGATGTCTATATCTACAAGAAGGAAGGAACCAAATGGACCAAGATCCACGAGCTGAAGGAGCACAATGGCCAAGTGACAG GCATCGACTGGGCCCCAGAAAGCAATCGCATTGTGACCTGTGGGACTGATCGCAATGCCTATGTCTGGACCCTGAAGGGCGGCGTGTGGAAGCCCACTCTGGTCATCCTGAGGATCAACCGAGCTGCCCGCTGTGTCAAGTGGTCCCCCAAGGAAAACAAGTTTGCTGTGGGCAGTGGCTCCCGGCTCATCTCCGTCTGCTACTTTGAGCAGGAAAACGACTG GTGGGTCTGCAAACACATTAAGAAGCCCATTCGCTCCACTGTCCTGAGCCTGGACTGGCATCCTAACAATGTGCTTCTGGCAGCTGGCTCCTGTGACTTCAAGTGCAG GATCTTCTCGGCCTACATCAAAGAGGTGGAGGAGAAGCCATCTCCAACTCCCTGGGGTTCCAAGATGCCTTTCGGAGAGCTGATGTTCGAGTCCAGCAGCACATCAGGCTGGGTGCACAGTGTCTGCTTCTCCAACAGTGGCAGCCGCGTGGCCTGGGTCAGCCATGACAGCTGTGTGGCTGTAGCAGATGCTGGCAAAAACACTGC CATTTCCAGCCTGACCTCCGAGACCCTCCCTCTCCTGACTGTTACCTTCATCACAGAGAACAGCTTGGTGGCAGCT GGACATGACTGCTACCCAGGGCTCTTTGTGTACAATGAGGAAAAAGGGACCATTACCTTCGGGGGTAAGCTGGATGTGCCAAAGCAGAACGCGCAGCGTGGGATGACAGCAAGGGAGCGCTTTCAGAACCTGGACAAGAAAGCCACCACTGAGACCAAAGAAGCCATCCTGGAAACCCTGCACAAGAACAGCATCAG CCAAATCTCTATTATGGAGGGAGGCAAGTCCAAATGTACAAAGTTTTGTACCACAGGCATGGATGGAGGGATGACAGTTTGGGATGTTAAG ACTCTGGAATCTGCGATGAAAGATCTGAAGATTGTTTGA
- the arpc1a gene encoding actin-related protein 2/3 complex subunit 1A has product MSLHQFLLEPITCHAWNKDRTQIAISPNNHEVHIYKKNGNQWAKIHELKEHNGHITGIDWAPKSDRIVTCGADRNAYVWSQKDGDGVWKPTLVILRINRAATFVKWSPLENKFAVGSGARLISVCYFESENDWWVSKHIKKPIRSTVLSLDWHPNNVLLAAGSCDFKCRVFSAYIKEVEEKPAPTPWGSKMPFGQVMAEFGGVGSGGWVHSVCFSASGNRLAWVSHDSTVSVVDASKSMMCAQLKTEFLPLLSVIFVSENSVVAAGHDCCPMLFNCDDRGSLTFISKLDIPKQSIQRNISAMERFRNMDKRATTEDRNATLETLHQNSITQVSIYEGDKRDCRKFCTTGIDGAMTIWDFKTLESSIQGLRIM; this is encoded by the exons ATGTCGCTGCACCAGTTTCTTTTGGAACCCATCACCTGCCATGCCTGGAACAAGGACAGGACTC AAATTGCTATAAGCCCCAACAATCACGAAGTTCACATTTACAAGAAGAATGGAAACCAGTGGGCAAAAATTCATGAATTGAAGGAGCACAATGGGCACATTACAG GAATTGACTGGGCCCCTAAGAGCGATCGTATTGTTACGTGTGGTGCAGACCGCAATGCCTATGTCTGGAGTCAGAAGGATGGGGACGGAGTGTGGAAACCGACACTGGTGATTCTGAGGATTAACCGAGCAGCCACGTTTGTGAAGTGGTCACCGCTGGAGAACAAGTTTGCCGTGGGCAGTGGAGCTCGGCTCATCTCCGTGTGCTACTTTGAGTCTGAAAACGATTG GTGGGTTAGTAAACACATCAAGAAGCCCATTCGCTCTACAGTCCTGAGCTTAGATTGGCATCCTAACAATGTCCTCTTAGCTGCTGGATCCTGTGATTTCAAATGCAG AGTATTCTCTGCATACATCAAGGAAGTAGAAGAGAAACCAGCACCCACTCCCTGGGGTTCCAAGATGCCTTTTGGACAGGTGATGGCAGAGTTTGGGGGTGTCGGGAGTGGAGGATGGGTTCACAGTGTTTGCTTCTCTGCCAGCGGGAACCGCCTAGCCTGGGTCAGTCACGACAGCACGGTGTCCGTTGTAGACGCTTCCAAAAGCATGAT GTGTGCCCAGCTCAAGACAGAATTCCTTCCTCTTCTGAGTGTGATATTTGTATCGGAGAACAGTGTTGTTGCAGCG GGTCATGATTGCTGCCCAATGCTGTTTAACTGTGATGACCGTGGGTCTCTGACCTTCATCTCCAAGTTAGACATTCCAAAGCAAAGCATCCAGCGCAACATCTCTGCCATGGAACGCTTCCGCAACATGGACAAGAGAGCCACAACCGAGGACCGCAACGCTACTCTGGAGACGCTGCACCAAAACAGCATCAC CCAAGTGTCTATATATGAAGGAGACAAAAGAGATTGTCGTAAATTCTGCACTACAGGAATTGATGGAGCAATGACCATATGGGACTTTAAG ACACTAGAGTCTTCTATCCAAGGCCTGCGGATCATGTAA